The nucleotide window TCTTAATTTCACCAATTGTTAATTTACAGAGTTTGCCGAATATGCCGTAGAAGAGCCGATAGTCGGCATCAACCAGAGAATCAACCCCCAAAGCGCCTTTACAAATGCGCCCGCCGCATGCAAGGTCATGCTTAATGTAATTTTCCTGGCCCACTATCTTTGTCTTGTGAAAACATAATCCCATTAATGGCTCACCAAAGGGGTTATCCATATAATGACTATCATATCTGTCAGTCGGAACAGAACCATGATTCCGCTCGTGCAAATCGAGAATTTCAGCCCGGTTGATTTCATAATCCGAAGTACACTCATAAGATAGGTTTATTTTCATATTCCTCTCATATCCTGATCTCAGGGGCAGGCGCTATCTACTTTACGATCCGATATCGTATTCGATACATTTTTCGGTAAATGGCGTATCCCAGCATCCGTTTTACAACCCTTTTTAGCTGTTTAGATAAAACCATGGGCAAAATTGCAAATCCGTTTTTTTCACAAATCCTCTGGAATGTCAATAAACCGCCTGTTTCTGAGATATTGATTCTGCGAAGGACGGCCAGGCGCCCTGGGGAATGCAGGAAGCCGGGTTCGGACGTGCAGATGGCTCTGTATCCGGCAGCTATTGCGGCATCGACTACCCTTTTATCGACCATGCCATGCGGCGCACTCATAAATTGAACCGTCTTACCCAGCCGGTCTTCAATTTTGTTTTTGGATAATCTCAACTCTTTACCTATCTGAGCTTCACTTTTTTCGGTGAGCGCGCCATGGCTGGCTGTATGCGATTGAATCGATATGCCGTTCTTCTGCATTTCCTCAAGCTGCGGCCAATCCATATAGCCCTTCTGGCCAATAAAATCCGTCACAACAAAAATGGTCGCCTTAAGGCCCAGTTCTTTAAGGACTGGAAAAGCTTGTGAATAGTTGTTGTACCAACCGTCGTCAAAAGTAATGATCACGCTTTGCTGTTCATTGTCCAGGCTACAGTCCAGATATTCATCCAGCCATAATGTTGTATGGCCACTGTTGCGCAGATAATGCATCTGCCGGCTGAAATTCCTGGCAGTCAATACATAGGCCGGATTGGTATGACTGATAATGCTTTCCGTACTTTTCCAAACCTCGTGATACATGAGGATTGGTATTGTTGGGAGCGGATGATTCATCTCAAGTATTCACTCAAAGGCATGGGCTGAACTTCAAGAAAATCGTTGCTCAAATAAAAATGGTGCCAGATGTCAAAGGTCAAAAGAAAAAGGATTCGGTTGGCCTTGGAATTATGGAAATTGTGCCAATAGACCTTTTTCCTAAGGTGCTGTTCATAGTTTCCAAACAAAGTCTTTATATAATCCAGATTGAAGCAGGCTTTTATAATGTCCGAATTCAGCAGATGCATGTATATCCGCTTTCTAAGATTCTCATTTTCAAGAAATATCATTACCGGCACAAAGCCGCCCTGCTTGGGTTTTGCCATGATTTCGGGAGGCAAAAGACCTTCCATTGCTTTTCTATGAAGAAACTTGGTCTGAATGTTTCTTCTTAAATGATCGACCAGCCCGCCGGACCGCTTGAAACCATAATCAACAGAAACCATAAAATCAGTCAGTTCCGTATCCAGATAGGATTCACGTAAGGTCAGATCCAGCATGTCGGCCATGCGGCCTGATTTGACCATGAGGTTTTCATTGGAGAAATGTTTAATATCCTGGTTTATCTGGGTTTCACGGTAAAGGTCGGCAAACGAATCAGGAACGACTGTCGGCTGCTTATCCGGAAAGATTCTCGGCGTTTTCGCCAGCAAAGGGTTTTGATGAAGCTGTCTGAGTTCATGTTCGTCATAACCGTAAAAAAACCAGTCATTCAAATCGGCAACCCGGTTCCAGAGGAGACGGAACTTGAAAGCAAGGTTGTCATGCTCGTAAAAATACCTTCTCTTCAAACTTCCTGCCATCCAGGACGCGGCCCCGAGCAGATGACCTTTTAAAAGGATA belongs to Desulfobacula toluolica Tol2 and includes:
- a CDS encoding polysaccharide deacetylase family protein codes for the protein MNHPLPTIPILMYHEVWKSTESIISHTNPAYVLTARNFSRQMHYLRNSGHTTLWLDEYLDCSLDNEQQSVIITFDDGWYNNYSQAFPVLKELGLKATIFVVTDFIGQKGYMDWPQLEEMQKNGISIQSHTASHGALTEKSEAQIGKELRLSKNKIEDRLGKTVQFMSAPHGMVDKRVVDAAIAAGYRAICTSEPGFLHSPGRLAVLRRINISETGGLLTFQRICEKNGFAILPMVLSKQLKRVVKRMLGYAIYRKMYRIRYRIVK